The following proteins come from a genomic window of Gopherus flavomarginatus isolate rGopFla2 chromosome 22, rGopFla2.mat.asm, whole genome shotgun sequence:
- the TXLNA gene encoding alpha-taxilin: MKNQGGENKAALLPASPLKMNSNLVLEEGDLAEAAAPLESGDSTSQSETCNSEPSAAGNVESLTSEEQDKNEASHVEEETKSSQPAMCDVSEELSRQLEDILNTYCVDASQEGPGDDGGQSEPTEPDEADKCRSESPRNGEQEPGCSEMNGEKEGSKGTEEFRANDECGERDQKRAQEKKKAKGLGKEITLLMQTLNTLSTPEEKLAALCKKYAELLEEHRNSQKQMKILQKKQTQLVQEKDHLRSEHSKAILARSKLESLCRELQRHNRTLKEEGVQRAREEEEKRKEVTSHFQVTLNDIQLQMEQHNERNSKLRQENMELAERLKKLIEQYELREEHIDKVFKHKDLQQQLVDAKLQQAQEMLKEAEERHQREKDFLLKEAVESQRMCELMKQQETHLKQQLALYTEKFEEFQNTLSKSSEVFTTFKQEMEKMTKKIKKLEKETTVYRSRWESSNKALLEMAEEKTLRDKELEGLQVKIQRLEKLCRALQTERNDLNKKVQDLCAHTPQAEADTLEPLKDPSRDSSGEPALGGAVVQQCPREDCLRSAKPMHCTEPAENPGELSLGALG, translated from the exons ATGAAGAACCAAGGTGGGGAGAACAAAGCTGCTCTGCTGCCTGCCAGTCCTCTCAAAATGAACAGCAATCTGGTGCTAGAGGAAGGAGACTTAGCCGAGGCTGCAGCACCCCTTGAATCTGGGGACTCCACAAGCCAGTCTGAGACATGCAACTCTGAGCCTTCTGCTGCTGGCAATGTTGAGAGCCTGACCAGTGAGGAGCAGGATAAGAATGAGG CTTCTCATGTGGAGGAGGAGACAAAATCCTCCCAGCCTGCCATGTGTGATGTCTCTGAAGAGCTGAGCAGGCAGCTGGAGGACATCTTGAACACATACTGTGTGGATGCCAGCCAGGAAGGGCCAGGAGATGATGGTGGGCAGAGCGAGCCCACGGAGCCAGACGAAGCAGACAAGTGCCGGAGTGAATCCCCCAGGAATGGAGAGCAGGAGCCAGGCTGCTCTGAGATGAATGGAGAGAAGGAGGGCTCTAAGGGAACTGAAGAGTTCCGAGCCAATGACGAGTGTGGGGAGCGTGATCAGAAACGGGCCCAAGAGAAGAAAAAAGCCAAGGGTCTCG GCAAGGAGATCACTTTGCTGATGCAGACACTGAACACGCTGAGCACCCCAGAGGAGAAGCTGGCAGCACTGTGCAAGAAATACGCTGAGCTG ctggAAGAGCACAGGAACTCCCAGAAGCAGATGAAGATCCTTCAGAAGAAGCAGACGCAGCTGGTGCAGGAGAAGGACCATCTGAGGAGTGAACATAGCAAGGCCATCCTGGCCCGCAGCAAGCTGGAGAGCTTGTGCCGCGAGCTCCAAAGACACAACCGTACCCTGAAG GAGGAAGGCGTCCAGCGCGcacgggaggaggaggagaagcggaAGGAAGTGACGTCGCATTTCCAAGTGACGCTGAATGACATCCAGTTGCAGATGGAGCAGCACAACGAGCGGAACTCCAAGCTGCGCCAGGAGAACATGGAGCTGGCAGAGAGGCTGAAAAAACTCATTGAGCAGTACGAGCtgcgggaggag CATATCGATAAGGTGTTCAAACACAAGGacttgcagcagcagctggtggatGCCAAGCTCCAGCAGGCCCAGGAGATGTtgaaggaggcagaggagagaCACCAGCGGGAGAAGGACTTT CTGCTGAAAGAGGCCGTGGAGTCTCAGAGAATGTGTGAGCTGATGAAGCAGCAGGAGACCCATCTCAAGCAGCAG CTGGCCCTCTACACAGAGAAGTTTGAGGAGTTTCAGAACACGCTTTCCAAAAGCAGTGAGGTGTTCACTACATTCAAACAGGAGATGGAAAAG ATGACAAAAAAGATCAAGAAGCTGGAGAAAGAGACCACTGTGTATCGGTCTCGCTGGGAGAGCAGCAACAAGGCTCTGCTGGAGATGGCCGAGGAG AAAACCCTTCGGGACAAAGAGCTGGAAGGGCTTCAGGTGAAAATCCAGCGTCTGGAGAAGCTGTGCCGAGCCCTTCAGACCGAGCGCAATGACCTGAACAAGAAGGTGCAGGACCTGTGTGCCCATACGCCCCAGGCTGAAGCAGACACGCTGGAACCCCTAAAGGACCCGTCTCGAGACAGCTCTGGTGAgccagcactagggggcgctgtagTACAGCAGTGCCCCAGGGAGGATTGTCTTCGCTCAGCAAAGCCCATGCACTGCACAGAACCTGCGGAGAACCCTGGAGAACTGAGCTTAGGAGCTTTGGGTTAG
- the CCDC28B gene encoding coiled-coil domain-containing protein 28B, producing the protein MEDKKKKRSPKPGLAQPVSSSALRKLPVPTSKSTTFSLGLPHLPSPKQRAKFKRVNKEKSRLPQPGGSGGAALGAPLQHSFLTDVSDVYEMEGGLLNLLNDFHSGKLQAFGKECSFEQLEHVREMQEKLARLHFSLDVYVEELSEDQKKTVADSNLDQLLTNLEELSNSIQKLHLAENPDLEDAATA; encoded by the exons ATGGaagacaagaagaagaagaggagtcCAAAGCCTGGCCTAGCTCAGCCTGTGTCATCCAGCGCTCTGCGCAAACTGCCCGTCCCCACCAGCAAAAGCACCACCTTCTCTCTGGGGCTGCCTCACCTGCCCTCACCAAAGCAACGGGCCAAATTCAAAAG GGTGAACAAGGAGAAATCTCGTCTGCCTCagcctgggggcagtgggggcgcAGCACTGGGGGCCCCTCTGCAGCACTCCTTCCTGACCGACGTCTCGGACGTTTATGAGATGGAGGGTGGGCTGCTGAACCTGCTCAATGACTTCCACTCGGGCAAACTGCAGGCCTTTG GGAAGGAGTGCTCCTTCGAGCAGCTGGAGCACGTCCGGGAGATGCAGGAGAAGCTGGCGCGCCTGCACTTCAGCCTGGATGTCTATGTAGAGGAGCTCTCTGAGGACCAGAAGAAGACGGTGGCAGATAGTAACCTAGATCAGCTGCTGACTAAT TTGGAAGAGCTCAGCAACTCCAT CCAAAAGCTGCACCTAGCGGAGAATCCAGACCTGGAGGATGCTGCCACTGCCTAG